A genomic region of Dermacentor andersoni chromosome 9, qqDerAnde1_hic_scaffold, whole genome shotgun sequence contains the following coding sequences:
- the RpL29 gene encoding large ribosomal subunit protein eL29 yields MAKTKNHTNHNQNRKDHRNGIKRPKKGNKPSMRGVDAKFVRNMRFAKRHNKKGLKKMRANEALQKEAALAAKKASMQ; encoded by the exons ATGGCAAAGACCAAGAACCACACCAATCACAATCAGA ATCGTAAGGACCACAGGAACGGCATCAAGAGGCCCAAGAAGGGAAACAAGCCTTCTATGCGAGGG GTGGATGCCAAGTTTGTGCGGAACATGCGGTTTGCCAAGAGGCACAACAAGAAAGGCCTGAAAAAGATGCGTGCCAATGAAGCCCTGCAGAAGGAGGCTGCACTGGCTGCCAAGAAGGCTAGCATGCAATAA